From the genome of Motacilla alba alba isolate MOTALB_02 chromosome 13, Motacilla_alba_V1.0_pri, whole genome shotgun sequence, one region includes:
- the SEC24A gene encoding protein transport protein Sec24A, with product MAQPAGAPAGQQPYSNGPVQNQLMHSPDGQGYSPAVPGSYSHQMPAKVPPHQSSGQYSYSGSQNVSQLNNYQGPGQTLNRPPVAAFSGSPVQQPGPVPQVLPPALQNSAAVSCAGSFPPGASPPVLSNWQYSQTPVSQPLGAQTSHLAHVPGTGSAQPPSSLPGSTNPAGSYQYAASPGAPPLQNSYMKPGSAPAPVTQPLTPLHPPRPPLGPPPVGGPPRPPAAVAGPPSAQSMLKSAPNQEGDARSAASDGSVVQNSYDAIEGGGLMATPHHSPAAPNLKMNRSVGYSYPALPPGYQHTSPPGAPGMNASALQYPDGSKHFHQPALGTNHLTASMAGLSLQQEGLRPVNLLQERNILPTTLLKAPVPNLHEDIQKLNCNPELFRCTLTNIPQTQALLNKAKLPLGLLLHPFKDLSQLPVVTSSIIVRCRSCRTYINPFVSFLDQRRWKCNLCYRVNDVPEEFLYNPVTRVYGEPHKRPEVQNATIEFMAPSEYMLRPPQPPVYLFVFDVSHNAIETGYLNTVCQTLLDNLDSLPGNTRTKIGFITFDSTIHFYSLQEGLSQPQMLIVSDIEDVFIPMPENLLVNLNENKELIQDLLKTLPQMFTKSLETQSALGPALQAAFKLMSPTGGRITVFQTQLPSLGMGALKSREEPNQRATAKDIHLTPSTDFYKKLALDCSGQQVAVDLFLLSGQYSDLASLGCISRYSAGSVYYYQSYHHKHNPVQVEKLQKELKRYLTRKIGFEAVMRIRCTKGLSIHTFHGNFFVRSTDLLSLPNVNPDAGYAVQMSVEESLTDMQVVSFQSALLYTSSKGERRIRVHTMCLPVVTTLSEVYLGADVQAITGLLANMAVDRSVSATLSDARDALVNAVIDSLAAYRSSVLSIQQPGLTAPFSLRLFPLYILALLKQKAFQTGTNTRLDERIFTMCQVKNQPLVYLMLMTHPSLYRVDTLTDEGALNINDRTIPQPPLLQLSVEKLSRDGAYLMDAGSVMFLWIGKNCGQGFISQVLGVPNYGSIPQNMTHLPELETAESIRTRTFISWLREQRPFFPILYIIKDESPLKSSFLQNMIEDRTESALSYYEFLLHIQQQVNK from the exons GCCCTGTCCAGAATCAGCTGATGCATTCCCCAGACGGCCAGGGATACAGCCCTGCAGTTCCAGGATCGTACTCCCATCAGATGCCAGCGAAGGTTCCTCCACATCAGTCTTCGGGACAGTACAGCTATAGTGGCTCTCAGAATGTTTCTCAATTAAACAACTACCAAGGACCTGGCCAGACTCTCAACAGACCACCAGTGGCAGCTTTCTCCGGGTCACCAGTACAACAGCCAGGTCCCGTTCCACAAGTGCTGCCACCTGCATTACAGAACTCAGCTGCTGTATCATGTGCTGGGAGCTTTCCTCCTGGAGCCAGCCCACCGGTGCTTTCAAACTGGCAGTACAGCCAGACTCCTGTGAGTCAGCCCCTTGGGGCTCAAACAAGCCATTTGGCTCATGTGCCTGGGACAGGGTCAGCTCAGCCACCATCATCATTACCAGGGAGTACAAATCCTGCAGGGAGTTATCAATATGCTGCTtctcctggggctcctccaCTGCAGAACAGCTACATGAAGCCAG GATCTGCACCTGCACCAGTGACTCAGCCTTTAACTCCGCTCCACCCTCCAAGGCCACCTTTAGGACCTCCACCAGTTGGTGGTCCACCTAGGCCACCAGCAGCAGTAGCAGGACCACCTAGTGCACAGTCTATGCTAAAATCAGCTCCAAACCAAGAAG gtgATGCCAGATCTGCTGCCAGTGATGGGTCTGTGGTGCAAAACAGCTACGATGCAATTGAAGGTGGTGGCCTCATGG CAACTCCACATCATTCTCCTGCAGCCCCGAATCTTAAGATGAATAGAAGTGTTGGGTATTCTTACCCTGCCTTACCTCCAGGCTACCAACACACTTCTCCACCTGGAGCACCAGGAATGAATGCATCTGCTCTGCAGTACCCAGATGGATCAAAACATTTCCACCAG CCTGCCCTGGGGACTAATCACTTAACTGCTTCAATGGCTGGCCTGAGTCTGCAGCAGGAAGGGTTAAGACCTGTGAATCTTcttcaagaaagaaatattcttcCTACCACCCTTTTGAAGGCTCCTGTTCCCAACTTGCATGAAGACATCCAGAAGCTCAACTGCAATCCTGA GTTGTTCCGCTGTACCCTGACTAACATTCCTCAAACTCAGGCCTTATTGAATAAAGCCAAACTTCCTTTGGGGCTGCTGCTTCATCCTTTCAAAGACTTATCG caattGCCAGTGGTCACTTCCAGTATTATTGTGAGATGCCGCTCCTGCCGGACGTACATCAACCCCTTTGTCAGCTTCCTAGACCAAAGGAGGTGGAAATGCAATTTGTGCTATAGAGTCAATGATG TTCCTGAAGAATTCCTGTATAATCCTGTGACAAGAGTTTATGGAGAACCTCATAAAAGACCTGAAGTCCAGAATGCTACTATTGAGTTTATGGCTCCATCTGAATACATG CTGCGTCCACCTCAGCCACCCGTGTACCTCTTTGTGTTTGATGTCTCTCACAATGCAATAGAGACAGGATACTTGAATACAGTCTGCCAGACCTTGTTAGACAATCTTGACTC GCTTCCTGGGAACACTAGAACAAAAATAGGCTTCATAACATTTGACAGCACAATCCATTTCTACAGTCTGCAGGAAGGTCTCTCTCAGCCTCAGATGCTTATAGTTTCAGATATTGAAG atgTATTTATACCAATGCCAGAAAACTTATTAGtaaatttgaatgaaaataaagag CTAATTCAAGATCTGCTGAAGACATTGCCACAGATGTTTACCAAGTCCCTGGAAACTCAGAGTGCTCTGGGGCCTGCATTACAGGCTGCCTTTAAGCTGATGTCCCCCACTGGAGGTAGAATCACTGTCTTCCAGACACAGCTCCCATCTCTGGGAATGGGAGCACTGAAGTCACGAGAGGAGCCAAACCAAAGAGCAACAGCAAAG GATATACATCTGACACCATCGACTGATTTTTACAAGAAGTTGGCCTTGgactgctcagggcagcaggtTGCAGtggatttatttcttcttagTGGGCAATATTCTGACTTGGCTTCTCTAG GTTGTATATCAAGGTATTCTGCAGGTAGTGTCTACTACTACCAATCTTACCATCACAAACACAACCCTGTCCAGGTGGAGAAATTGCAAAAGGAACTGAAGCGATATTTAACTAGGAAAATTGGGTTTGAGGCTGTCATGAGGATAAGATGCACCAAAG GTCTTTCCATTCATACTTTCCATGGGAACTTCTTTGTGCGATCTACGGACTTGCTGTCATTGCCCAACGTAAACCCCGATGCGGGATACGCTGTGCAGATGTCAGTGGAAGAGAGTCTTACTGATATGCAAGTTGTTTCCTTTCAGTCAGCTCTCCTGTACACCTCCAGCAAAG GGGAAAGGCGAATTCGTGTCCACACTATGTGCTTACCTGTTGTCACAACCCTGAGTGAAGTGTACCTAGGGGCAGATGTGCAGGCCATCACAGGGCTCTTGGCCAATATGG CTGTGGACCGCTCCGTCTCCGCCACGCTGAGCGACGCTCGGGACGCCTTGGTCAATGCAGTGATCGATTCTTTGGCTGCTTATCGCTCCTCCGTGCTCAGCATCCAGCAGCCCGGGCTCAcagctcccttctccctgcGGCTCTTCCCACTTTATATACTGGCACTCTTGAAACAG AAAGCATTTCAAACTGGGACAAACACACGTTTGGATGAACGCATCTTTACCATGTGCCAGGTGAAAAACCAGCCCCTTGTTTACCTCATGCTCATGACACATCCCAGTCTGTACAGAGTCGACACTCTCACAGATGAG GGAGCTCTTAACATAAATGACAGAACTATACCTCAGCCACCCCTTCTCCAGCTGTCAGTAGAGAAGTTGAGTAGGGATGGTGCTTATCTTATGGATGCTGGCTCT GTGATGTTTCTGTGGATTGGGAAGAACTGTGGGCAGGGTTTTATCAGCCAAGTCCTTGGAGTTCCAAATTATGGCTCAATACCACAGAATATG ACACATCTCCCAGAACTCGAAACGGCAGAATCCATCAGAACGCGAACTTTCATTTCTTGGCTGAGAGAACAGAGACCTTTCTTTCCtatactatatattataaa ggatGAGAGTCCATTGAAATCaagttttctgcaaaatatgATTGAAGACAGAACAGAATCAGCCTTATCATACTATGAATTCCTCCTTCATATACAGCAGCAAGTGAATAAATGA
- the CAMLG gene encoding calcium signal-modulating cyclophilin ligand isoform X2, giving the protein MADGGAGAEPTAPGPPAGLSASQRRAELRRRKLLMNSEERINRIMGFHRPAAGKDDESHTELKLQHEQDKSNSLPIPSVSKRIVLGDSMCNVTGSTEHAGSMAELRGDKDLFGKAPELVTEGTGELRQRHRGELPSEAAARPPRHGLEQYLSRFDEALKLRNQLMSEKPSQENGNAAEEFDSFRIFRLVGCALLAIAVRAFVCKYLCEKKVKTTVLTAALLLSGIPAEVISRSMDTYSKMGDVFTDLCVYFFTFIFCHELTLVFGSEVP; this is encoded by the exons ATGGCGGACGGCGGCGCGGGAGCGGAGCCCACAGCCCCGGGGCCCCCCGCGGGGCTCTCGGCGTCCCAGCGCCGCGCGGAGCTGCGCCGCAGGAAGCTGCTCATGAACTCGGAGGAGCGGATCAACCGCATCATGGGCTTCCACCGGCCCGCGGCGGGCAAGG atGATGAAAGTCACACAGAATTAAAGCTTCAGCACGAGCAAGACAAATCCAACTCCCTTCCCATTCCTTCGGTTTCCAAGCGGATTGTGCTTGGTGATTCCATGTGTAATGTGACAGGCTCGACCGAGCATGCAGGCAGcatggcagagctcagaggggaCAAGGACCTGTTTGGTAAAGCCCCAGAGCTGGTCACCGAGGGGACAGGCGAGCTCCGGCAGCGTCACAGGGGAGAGCTGCCCTCTGAGGCTGCAGCACGGCCGCCGAGGCACGGCTTGGAGCAGTACCTGTCCAGGTTTGATGAAGCTCTGAAGCTGAGGAACCAGCTGATGAGTGAGAAGCCAAGCCAGGAGAACGGGAATGCGGCGGAGGAGTTTGACTCTTTCCGCATTTTCAGATTGGTGGGGTGTGCTCTGCTCGCCATCGCGGTCAGGGCGTTTGTGTGCAAGTACCTG TGTGAGAAGAAGGTGAAAACGACAGTACTGactgctgctcttctcctctCTGGAATCCCTGCAGAAGTGATCAGTCGCTCCATGGACACCTACAGCAAAATGGGAGATGTTTTCACAGACCTTTGTGTctatttctttacttttatcTTTTGCCATGAACTTACTTTGGTTTTTGGCTCTGAAGTACCATGA
- the CAMLG gene encoding calcium signal-modulating cyclophilin ligand isoform X1 — translation MADGGAGAEPTAPGPPAGLSASQRRAELRRRKLLMNSEERINRIMGFHRPAAGKDDESHTELKLQHEQDKSNSLPIPSVSKRIVLGDSMCNVTGSTEHAGSMAELRGDKDLFGKAPELVTEGTGELRQRHRGELPSEAAARPPRHGLEQYLSRFDEALKLRNQLMSEKPSQENGNAAEEFDSFRIFRLVGCALLAIAVRAFVCKYLSIFAPFLTLQLAYMGLSKYFPKCEKKVKTTVLTAALLLSGIPAEVISRSMDTYSKMGDVFTDLCVYFFTFIFCHELTLVFGSEVP, via the exons ATGGCGGACGGCGGCGCGGGAGCGGAGCCCACAGCCCCGGGGCCCCCCGCGGGGCTCTCGGCGTCCCAGCGCCGCGCGGAGCTGCGCCGCAGGAAGCTGCTCATGAACTCGGAGGAGCGGATCAACCGCATCATGGGCTTCCACCGGCCCGCGGCGGGCAAGG atGATGAAAGTCACACAGAATTAAAGCTTCAGCACGAGCAAGACAAATCCAACTCCCTTCCCATTCCTTCGGTTTCCAAGCGGATTGTGCTTGGTGATTCCATGTGTAATGTGACAGGCTCGACCGAGCATGCAGGCAGcatggcagagctcagaggggaCAAGGACCTGTTTGGTAAAGCCCCAGAGCTGGTCACCGAGGGGACAGGCGAGCTCCGGCAGCGTCACAGGGGAGAGCTGCCCTCTGAGGCTGCAGCACGGCCGCCGAGGCACGGCTTGGAGCAGTACCTGTCCAGGTTTGATGAAGCTCTGAAGCTGAGGAACCAGCTGATGAGTGAGAAGCCAAGCCAGGAGAACGGGAATGCGGCGGAGGAGTTTGACTCTTTCCGCATTTTCAGATTGGTGGGGTGTGCTCTGCTCGCCATCGCGGTCAGGGCGTTTGTGTGCAAGTACCTG TCAATATTTGCACCATTTCTTACTCTACAACTTGCTTACATGGGGCTGTCCAAGTACTTTCCAAAg TGTGAGAAGAAGGTGAAAACGACAGTACTGactgctgctcttctcctctCTGGAATCCCTGCAGAAGTGATCAGTCGCTCCATGGACACCTACAGCAAAATGGGAGATGTTTTCACAGACCTTTGTGTctatttctttacttttatcTTTTGCCATGAACTTACTTTGGTTTTTGGCTCTGAAGTACCATGA